In the Candidatus Dechloromonas phosphoritropha genome, TCTGCGCTACCCATCAAAACCTGCGCGAAGCCTCGGAACACGGCCGCTTCCGCAGCGACCTCTATTACCGGCTCAACGGCCTGACCCTGAACCTGCCGGCACTACGCGAACGCAGCGATTTTGCTGCACTGACCGAGAAATTACTGCACGACCTGACTGACGACACCAGCCTGCACCTGGCGCCAGAACTGCTCGCCCGTCTGGCTGACTACCGCTGGCCAGGCAACCTGCGACAGTACGCCAGCGTATTGCGCACGGCAGTAGCCATGCTCGACCCGGATGAAACACGCATCAACTCGCAGCATCTGCCGGACGATCTGGTAGACGAACTGCGGCAGCCGGCCGCAACGGTCGCCCAAACCAGCAAGGCCGGCCAGAACCTGGCCGAACTGTCCCGCATGGCCATCCAGCAGGCGCTGGAACAGGCCCGCGGCAACCTGTCGGCTGCGGCCCGGCAACTGGGCATCAGCCGGCAAACACTGTACCGCAAGCTAAAATGAAGTGGTCCATACTTATTCCACGCCATCGCCGCCGATCTCGGCGAGCGCCAAGGGCAGACGGGCGCCTGCTGAGCTTCCCCCAGTATTTCGTCTGCCAAAGGGTGGGTTTCATGCTGCCAGTTTTTCCTGTTGTTGCTCACTGAGCCAGTTCTCCAGGAAGTGAATCGGCGATCTGTAGCCAAGTGTTGAATGCTGCCGTTTACGATTATAGAAGACTTCGATGTACGCGAAGCTGCTAGCCTTCATGTTGGCGTGGGTAGCGTAGCGAATGCCATGTACCCACCCGTTCTTGAAGCTGTTGAACCAGCTTTCCGTCGGCGCGTTATCCCAGCAGTTTCCCTTGCGGCTCATCGAGCAGATCATGCCGTACGCCTTGAGCTTGTCCTGAAAGTCATGGCTGGCGTACTGGCTACCCCGGTCGGAGTGGTGCATCAATCCCGTTGCTGGACGCTTGCGGAACCAGGCGATGGTCAGTGCATCGGTCACGATATCCGCAGTCATCCGCGGCTTGAGCGACCAGCCCACAACTTTGCGGTTGAACAGGTCGAGCACGATGGCCAGGTACAGCCAGCCTTCGTCAGTCCTCAGGTGGGGAATGTCAGACGTCCAGGCTTGATTGGGGGCCGGCGACGTGAAGTTTCTGCCAAGCAGATTGTCAGCAACTGGCAACCCTTCCCTTGCTGGCCGGGAAACCTCTGCTCCCCAGCTCTCGGACCATGCGCGGGCTGCCGTAGGCGCCCCTGATCTCGGCAAGAATGGCACGAATGAGCGCCAGCATCTGGAGATCGGTCAATCGCTTGCGATCCGGCTGACCACCACGCTTCCAGGCGCGATAACCGCTGACGCTGACATCCAGCACCTCACACATATCAACGAGCGGGTAGCGCATGCCTTGTTCGGCAATCCAGGCGTACTTCACAGGACATCCCTTGCGAAGTACACCGTCGCTCTTTTAGGATTTCGTTCTTCCGTTTGAGCCGCAGGTTTTCTGCTCGTAACCGGGACAACTCCGTTTCTTCTGGTGTCACCTCTCGGTTTCCCACACCTTTGAGCCAGCCTCCTGCTGACGAATTTACACAGTTACGCAACGTCTGGTCGCCCAGACCAAGCTCCTTGATCACGCGACTGATGCTCTGACCATCCTTCACCCGCTTGATTGCCAGTTCCTTGAATTCGGTCGTGTATGCCTGCTTCGGTATCTTCATTTCATGCCTACAAAAAGTGGCTTGATTTTAGGTCCGTTGCGGTCCCCCCGACGGGTTAGTGCAACATCCGTTCTGTAAATTCTTTTCCTGTTGGTTTTGCGTGGCTGTGCTGGCCGGAGCGATGAGGGCGCGTAGCGCCCGAAGCGCAGAGGACGGCACAGCCGCGCGGCGAAACATTGACCGGCTACTCCCGCAGGCGATTTCTTCGGGGCATTCTTACCCATTCCCACGAAAGAATCGACAGCATGGCACAACGCGTAGAACATCACCCTCTGGATGCCGCTTTTGCGGCGCTGCTGAACAACGGTCTGGATGGCGCCGGCGAAGCGCTGCGTATCCTGGTCAATGAGGCGAGCCGGATCGAGCGCAACTATTTTCTCAATGCCCAACCCCATGAACGTACTGCCGAACGCACCGATTACGCCAACGGCTTCAAGCCCAAAACGATGATGACCCGGGTCGGCGAACTGACCTTTGACGTCCCTCAGGTGCGCGGCGGTGGCTTCTATCCCAGCGCCCTGGAGAAAGGGTCACGGACCGAGCAGGCGCTCAATATCGCCTTGGCCGAAATGTATGTACAGGGGGTTTCCACCCGCAAGGTGATCACCGTCCTGCAAGCCTTGCTTGGGCCAGAGGTGTCGATTTCTTCGACGCAGGTGAGTCGTGCCGCCGAACAACTGGATGCCGGGTTAGCTGCCTGGCGTGAGCGGCCGCTCGATGAAACGCCTTATGTCTTTCTCGATGCCCGTTACGAGCGGGTGCGCGAAGGCGGGCAACTGGTCGATTGTGCCGTGCTGGTGGCAGTCGGCATCACGCAGACCGGGCATCGCCGGGTGCTCGGGGTTTCTGTTGCCTTGTCCGAGGCAGAGGTGCATTGGCGGGCTTTCCTGGATAGCCTGGTGCGGCGAGGACTCAAGGGCGTCAAGATGATCATCGCCGATGCGCATGCCGGTCTCAATGCGGCACGCCGCGCCACCTTGCCCAGCGTACCCTGGCAACGTTGCCAGTTCCACCTGCAACAGAACGCGCAGTCGTATGTCACACGTCTCGATCAGCGCAAACCCGTGGCGCAGCGGATTCGGGCGATCTTCAATGCGCCGGATAAAAGCGAAGCGGAGCGCCTCTTGCGTCAGGCGATCGAGGGCTGGCGGACCGAGGCGCCCAAACTTGCCCAGTGGGGCGAGGAAAATCTGCCAGAGGGCTTCGCTGTCTTTAATTGGCCAGTGGCCCAACGCGTCCGGTTGCGCACGACCAACGGCCTCGAACGCATTAACCGCGAGATCAAACGCCGTACCCGGGTGGCTTCCATCTTCCCCAACACCGCTTCCTGCCTCCGCCTCGTCTCAGCGCTCCTCGCCGAATGCGATGAGGAGTGGATGACCGGGAAAATCTATCTCAACCTCAAAGACTGAGCCCATCCCGATGGAATCGCCTGAGAACTTTTACAGAAAAAAAGTTGCACTGCCGTCGACGGCGCCAAAAGGCTCAAATTCCATTTACGATCATTTACAGTCGGTTAACCGCGCTTTACCTTGTCTGGGGGGAGTATTCGTTTTGTCGCTGGCCCCGCTCGGGGTAGCTTATTCGACGAAAGGAAAAGGACATGAAACCGATATCTCGTGGAAACATCAAGAAATTTCTCGTTGCCGCCAGCGTTGCGCTGGCTGTGCCGTTGACAGCCGTAGCGTTCGGGGGCGGTCCTGGCGGGCACGGTGGTTGCGGCGGTATGCCGGGCGGTCCGGGCATGGGTGGTGGCGAGATGATGCCGCCGCATCTGCGCGGTGTGAATCTGAGTGAGGCCCAGCGCGACAAGGTTTTCGAGATCATGCACGCTCAGGCGCCGGCGATGCGTGATAAGGCCAAGGCCCTGCAAAAGGCGGAGGCCGACCTCCGGGCGCTGGCGGCATCGCCGGACTTCAGCGAGGCCAAGGCACGTACGCTGGCCGATGCGTCAGCCAAGGCGATGGCCGATATGACGCTGGCGCGGGTCAAGACCGAGCATCAGGTTTTCGAAGTGTTGACGCCAGAGCAGCGTAAAGAAGCGGCTGAAGCAAGGTCGCAACGTGGCCGTGGCGACGGCCCACGTGGGAGGGGCGGCGACGGCCGCATGCCGCAGCCGAGCTAATCTGCCGCGTTGCTGATGAATATCCCCCTTGCCGGGACCGTTCGCGGCCCCGGCTTTTTTCGCTTTCGCCAACTCGGCTATGATCGGTGTGGCGAAATAAATGGGTGAACGATGACGACCACTGACCGTATCCTGCTGGTTGACGACGATGTCGAGCTGGCCGGCTTGTTGAGCGATTATCTAGTCCGCGACGGCTTTGCGGTAGAGACGGTGCCGGACGGCGAGTCGGGCGTCAGTGGGGCTTTGTCTGGGCGATTTTCGGTGGTAGTGCTTGATGTCATGATGCCGGGCATCGGCGGCATCGAGGCCTTGCGCCGGATTCGCGCGGCCAGCACGGTGCCGGTATTGATGCTGACCGCGCGCGGCGACGACCTCGACCGCATCGTCGGGCTTGAACTCGGGGCCGACGATTATGTGCCGAAGCCCTGCCTGCCGCGCGAACTGGCGGCGCGGTTGCGTGCCATCCTGCGCCGTAGTCGACAGGGGGGCGAAATGATTGCGCAGGCGCCGCTCGAAGTGGGTCCGCTGCAAATCATGCCGGCGCAGCGACGGGTAACGTGGGATGGCGAACCGGTTGAGCTGACGAGTACCGAATTCAATCTACTGGAAGCACTGGCGCGCAGTGCCGGACGACCGGTCAGCAAGGCCGAGCTGTCGGAACAGGCGCTCGGCCGGCCACTGGCGCGTTTCGAGCGCAGCATCGATGTGCACATGTCGAGCATTCGCCAGAAGCTGGGCCACTTGGACGATGGGCGTTCGTGCATCCAGACGGTCTATCGGCAGGGCTATCAGTTGATCCGGGAGTAGCATGGGCCGCCTATTCTGGAAATTCTTCCTGTTCATCTGGCTGCTGCAAATGGCCGCGATTGTTGGTGTGGGCGCCTACTTCTGGTTCGAGCGCCATCAGGGTGAAGCGCCCGGGGTTACGGCGCCATCGTTTGATGAACGGCCGGACGGCGCCGCGCGACCGCCGCCACGACCACCGCATCCGCACATGCGTCCGCCACGTTCGCCGCGGCTGCCGGTGGCGCCGATCCTCGGCGGGTTGATCGTCAGCCTGGTCGGCGCGCTGGCGCTGGCCTGGTATTTTGCCAAGCCGATCCGCCATTTGCGGGGTGCCTTCGACGCGGCGGCGCGCGGTGACCTCGCGGTGCGCATCGGATCGGGAATGGGCGGCCGACGCGATGAACTCGCCGATCTCGGGCGCGATTTCGATCACATGACGGAACGCCTCGGCATTCTGATGGAAAGCCAGAAACGCCTGTTGCACGATGTGTCCCACGAGATGCGGTCGCCGCTGGCGCGTTTGCAGGCGGCAATCGGTCTGGCGCGGCAACA is a window encoding:
- a CDS encoding IS256 family transposase: MAQRVEHHPLDAAFAALLNNGLDGAGEALRILVNEASRIERNYFLNAQPHERTAERTDYANGFKPKTMMTRVGELTFDVPQVRGGGFYPSALEKGSRTEQALNIALAEMYVQGVSTRKVITVLQALLGPEVSISSTQVSRAAEQLDAGLAAWRERPLDETPYVFLDARYERVREGGQLVDCAVLVAVGITQTGHRRVLGVSVALSEAEVHWRAFLDSLVRRGLKGVKMIIADAHAGLNAARRATLPSVPWQRCQFHLQQNAQSYVTRLDQRKPVAQRIRAIFNAPDKSEAERLLRQAIEGWRTEAPKLAQWGEENLPEGFAVFNWPVAQRVRLRTTNGLERINREIKRRTRVASIFPNTASCLRLVSALLAECDEEWMTGKIYLNLKD
- a CDS encoding Spy/CpxP family protein refolding chaperone, whose protein sequence is MKPISRGNIKKFLVAASVALAVPLTAVAFGGGPGGHGGCGGMPGGPGMGGGEMMPPHLRGVNLSEAQRDKVFEIMHAQAPAMRDKAKALQKAEADLRALAASPDFSEAKARTLADASAKAMADMTLARVKTEHQVFEVLTPEQRKEAAEARSQRGRGDGPRGRGGDGRMPQPS
- a CDS encoding response regulator transcription factor, whose product is MTTTDRILLVDDDVELAGLLSDYLVRDGFAVETVPDGESGVSGALSGRFSVVVLDVMMPGIGGIEALRRIRAASTVPVLMLTARGDDLDRIVGLELGADDYVPKPCLPRELAARLRAILRRSRQGGEMIAQAPLEVGPLQIMPAQRRVTWDGEPVELTSTEFNLLEALARSAGRPVSKAELSEQALGRPLARFERSIDVHMSSIRQKLGHLDDGRSCIQTVYRQGYQLIRE